atcaatttcatgcataacaaacactGAATAATTCAAACAAATGGCATACAttagtcgctagtaaaccactccatggaagTTTCATTTAAACAATCATTAGTATAAATTTCATACCTCACACACCGTGTTATCAATCACCTTGTTATTAAGCACCAATACACtgtaaatcattcaataattaaactcaaacatgcctcaaaattattataaaaccatccaaaataaaatgtccaaagtccaaattccaattacaaccaaaattaaactaattctcAGGAGTTCCACAATGCCCGATTACAATATCTACAACGTGTAATAAAGTTTCTACCAAGCctaaatctcttggaactctcttgctcAGCTCCTTAGCTCCTCAAGCCCGACGATTATCTGCACAAattgtgagggtgtgagctttaaaaagctcaatgaatgttaataaaaaaacTAGTAAAAATCATTCATGGTTTACAAACATTGAATGATATAACaataatcacacataaatatattggcATACCCTTCTCATGGCTTAATCGGGTGATTATACATCGAATAAACGGATCTCCGAACTCctacaaatatcaaatacagtccACCAAGTTGAGTGGGCCGAAGCACACGCTCCTTTATAGCGCCTCAAATAACCTAACGAGTGGAGACTCATACTCAACACTCCtttatctactccaaacaaatcagtccacctagagccatatgctcacaatgtcacaaataaaagtgagtactcacaaatcctatggcatgctaactatatccaatggatccaccatgcatgttgccaatatattcagtctaacatagcatataaatcagtcattattgtgctcaatttaatgtgacaaaatgCTTATGTATAAcatgtaacatagccatttaacACCCAACTAAATCAAGCATTTCATTTGCCATTTTCCAATGTTCAATAACCTATTGTAACACCAATATATCATGACCAAAAACTCCAATAAACATGCCTTAATCATCAATATAGTTAGCCtaataaaattgcacaaaaatcaCCTAAATGCTTACTtaccattattcaataaaaattcaactcttgtacatataatatcaaTCTTGCAAAAATCAGTCATTCCACCATAAATAATCAATAGAAATAATCAATTAagctactaattaaacataaatgagggtcaatttaccaaatttCCCTTAGAAACACTCACCACACAATTTATTCTACCACAAACAAGTGATCAATCAAGCAAATCCAAGCTTTAATTCCAGTTAGCTCGACCCTTTTCAAGATTTGGAGCTTTAACAAAGATAAAGTATACATTACCACCTTTCCAATGCTATACTAAACAcgaattttaattaactatactaATCGAAATCCTCTCACAAAGATACCTTACTGGATTTGTACATCAAGTCAAAAACTtgattcctcacaaaatcgatcTCTCCAGCCCTCCTAAACAGTTTCAATCATTAATATTAGACTAAATACACttatactaagcatcaatttcatcattaaatcaatttcataaaattttagaaaatcgatTCATACTggatttgtaacatcaagtcgaaaacttgattcctcacaaaatcgatcTTTCTAGCCCTCCTAAACACTTTCAATCATCAATACTAGACTAAATACACTTCTattaagcatcaatttcatctttaaatcaatttcataaaattctagaaaatcgattcatgaagatgatgaaattcagatttctttaaattacctcacaaatcatgtttaatcttgaaaaataagatcaaaaaccttttaatagatccgttttgagttggaacatccattgatttgtggatttcctctcaaaattcaagatccatcattaaagaaccatgtgttcttggaagaagatgacattgataaaaatcctttaattgactctcaaatcatgtaaaaaagtttctaatcatcataaaaacaagtttaagATTGAAGATCACCTTTAATTCACTCTAAATtcgttgattgaaaatcttgatttaagaaacttgagaaattttagaatattttttgctacttttgagaataatttcggGTAAATTGAGAGAGTACTTTTGAGAAGGAAATTGGTTGGATCTATTCtctgatgatagatctttaaaatatgcaaagaaaatgaattttaaagctCTCTAATCTGATGTAAAATGTTTGAAAAGTGGGCTAGATACATTAGCTTTAAAATTGAAACACccaccagaaatttaaaaattgggaaatttgccTAATGGCCATTCCCACATTTCCTTTATTTTACCATTTAAtaatttccctccaaaattctaaattttaaggtttattttccatataaatactctaaaatttcacttattttccaattaaatcctatttaattaatatttaaattttacttaaattatcccaataaaaattcctttaaaattatttttttcaacccaaattgattattttcactaataattatttaaaatctttaaaatttatttttcaaaatttttttaatttttcagattattgtttaatcgattttaaatgaaattaacctcctatattaaattaaaaattactagaaacctTATAAATTACTAGTTTCACACTCGAAACCCAAAAAATATACCATAAACTATGAGACTCGATTTAGGGATATTACACACATAGTGGCCCTTATGTTATGCATCTTTCTTCCCCTTCCTCCTCCACTTGTGGTTTTtgtttcttcattatttttcttctattcttttttattttattttttatcttctttCTCTATTGGTAATCTCCTTTGGTTTTCTACAAGTGACCATTCATTTTCCTATGTTGATTCGTTATCACATATCTAAATTCGATAAGCTTAAGTTGAATTCAAATCAGACCTGATCTCgtatttcttttctattttctctgTTATGGTCGAATGTTACAAGTGTTCTTGGTCAAATCTcatgtttgatttttgtttttttaagaaaGGTCCAGAATTGTATGTCTCGAATCAACAATGACATCAAAGATTATTTGCATCTCTATTTTGAAGCAGTAAAAGTGTAAGTAGTgatcttggaaatcaattttgATTAGCTGATCTTGTTTCTTAATTTGGTCGAGCCTAAGTGATAATCTAAAGGTTATTTTTTTACTGTGTTTTGTTCATGATAGTGCAGATCTAATCGAGATCTTGTCAAATCTGAATATAGGAGTTGCGGATTTAAGTCTAGTGCTTcgaattttcatttttcaagtgTAGGTATTAACtttgtatgtttgatgaatgTTGAAAGTATGTATGTACTTTATTGTATTGGTTGAATGCACTAAATGGCCTAATTGGCATTGGTCGAATGTTCTAGGGCTTTAAATAACCAAGTGTGTATGTGCTTTAAGGGATAATCATTTGTATGCCTATTGATATTGATGGATTGATGAAATGCATGTTATTACATGTCATGTATTGTTAAGCATGTTGATTGATACTGTGTATTGATTGCATGTAAGCATGTCACTGATTGTTACCGTACATACTGATTGCATGTAAGCATGCCACTAATTATTACCATAGATACTGATTACATGTAAAGTATGACACCAATAATGATCTATGGGATGCATGTTAAGCATGAATGGTTATTGATAAGCATGGTATGATACACAATTGGTATGACATATTGCACTGCATGGGGATAGGGATTGACTGGTGATGGTAGAGCTCCATGGAGTACTGGCAGTTAATCTGCAACCCTGGAGTATTGTTCGAGGTACTACGATTTATCCAGAAATTACTAGTAGTCTAACTGCAAAAATTGTTACCGATGGTTTATCGACATTGAGCTATAACTCCTATTGTTTTGGTGTATAGATGATGAGTTCTGGGGAACCCATTGTGTGTAGCAGACAGATGGGTAAGAACTCTGCATTGTTTTCATATGAGCATGCCTATGCACAATTGTTGTGAATACTGTATACTGTAATGCTATGCTTTACCGAATGACTAATAGCTTGTGTGCTTCACTGATATTTTTTttaagactcacactgagctttttagTGCTCACCCCCATAGTTTTATCCTTACAGATAATCCTCAAGGTTAGGATCATGCACGACATTTGGAGGTGTTGTctcagttttttttaataaagtatttttaaattaccttaattttattatggtttttgagactataattttgttaatttttgaaatgtggcatgggtttgattttgatattttatttgcatttcattaaataacatataaactGGTCAAATGAACAATAGGTCTAACTTTGGCATGTTTAAGTTTAAAATTAAGAGGCGTCACTTTTTCTACTGTGTAATAATGAAATTGGAGTTTTAAAAAGGCAAATTGATGAAATCAACTAAATTTTTCTCAAATGTCACGACACTTATTAAACTGGACTCTTAAATTAACTCGACTTAATAATCCAACGTTTTGATAATCCCAAGAAAATTACATTAAGTTTTCTAATAGTTAATAAAATAGAATGTTTTCAAGTCTTATTGGTTATACTAGGCCATTTCAGTGGCCAATGTAACTTTTAGAATTTGGTCATAATGTTTGGGCTGAGTTAGGGAggttacataaatattttcaaaaaatatgataatgaatttaaattttatattaatattaaataaatatagttatattaaataaaataaaaatcccccACCCAAGTTTGGATTAGATTCCACCCAAGTTTCATCACTTATTTTTTAGACAAATATttactttttcactttttttcatGAGCAAAATAAAGTTCCCATCCTTGGTTGGTATAGGGACTGCAATAGCAAAGAGGGAGAGAGAGAATGTCAGTGGTGAGGAAGGTCTAGTGAAGGAAGGGGAGAGGGAGAGAGAAAATGATGGTGGTGAGGGAGGTCTGGTGGGGGAAGGGGAGAGGGACAAGGATAAGGGTgagggatttttattttatttaatattaatatataaatattgatataaaatttaaatttattattatattttttgaatttttttatatattttaaatatttatatattatttcttatcaataattttttatatttttatattttttaaaatttattattatattttttgaaaatatttatgtaattttatatatttgttagaattagaatcaaactGAGACCATtagtaaattttgagggttaattttttaaattatgactCAATTGATATAATGTATAAAAGTTCAGGGATAAATTATGACCCAAATCCATAAGGATAGTATTGCCCTAATCGGGATGCTCCAATTATCAATTACagctaggggtgagcaaaatccgattcgatttgaaaaacttgataaaagattcaaaatttaaattaaatagtttgagttaatcgagttatttagatcaactcgaataaaaaattaaatattttggttaactcgaatatgaattacacagttcgagttatccgaaattcgaataagaaaagacaaaactacgtcgttttgataaatatttaccttttctaaagttaaaaatcaaaaccattaagttaTAAGGCAAAAAAAACTacattattttgataaatgtttactcattaagttgaaaggcaaaatcattatattgtttatgtagttaaataatcggtccatgtaaagcaacattgagtataaataagaGGATTTGTTAACTTGACTACAAAATTTTGACTCGATTCAATTTTattcgattcgaaaaattttcaaattgaattcagttgctaaaataggattcatcaACTCGATTAGATATTCACCCCTAATTATAGATCACTAAAACCCTCTAATTACAATAACTATCCAAATATGCCACTTTCATGTAATTGCAAGAAAATACACTAaactccaaatataaaaaaaatccttggttttattttatattgttgtgtTCTAATTTATTTTTGTCTTGCCTAAAATTACCAAGTTCATTTTACGTTGTGTTTCTGTTTGGTCTGGctctcatttatttttcttttatctctaccctttgCTGGGTGTTGGCAACGGAGGCAAGGTGAAATGAGAACTTATTATTGTCACAAAGAAGTTGGTACATGAGTTCCATAACATGATGACAAGACCCATACgcaaattcaaagaaaataatatataaacccAAATAAAATTGCTAGGGAAGTGGAACCAGATAACATGATGACGACGACTGCGACGCAGGGCCATGTTTAAGCCGGGATGCTATGGAGAACCACCGTCTCAACGGTGAGCCCTGGTCCGAACCCAAACAGGACTCCCCACTCGAGCCCTTCACCCGTGGTCTGAACCCCATCTTCTCTTGATTTATTCCTCATCTCATCCAAAATGAACAGCACACAGGCACTCGACATGTTCCCATACTCTGAAAGAACGTGCCTTGTGGCTCGTAGCTTTTCAGGCTTAAGGGCTAACTTGGCTTCCACCTGGTCCAATATGGCTGGACCACCTGGGTGAGCTATCCAGAAAAGGGAGTTCCAGTCAGTGATTCCCAATGGCTGAAATGCCTCAACTAAGCTTTTTTCAATGTTCTTAGAAATAAGCCCTGGAACATCCTTGAGGAGATGGAACGTAAGACCCACTTCACGAAGGTGACCATCAATGGCACCGTCACTGTCTGGCAAGATTGTTTGAGCTGTtgaaacaagttcaaacaatggcTTCTCGATTTCAGGAATCGGGTCCGAACCGATTATAACAGCAGCAGCACCATCGCCGAACAACGCTTGGCCGACGAGACTATCTAGGTGAGTGTCACTAGGTCCCCGGAAGGTGACGGCGGTGATTTCCGAGCAAACAACGAGGACTCGAGCACCTTTTTTATTCTCGGCCAAGTCCTTGGCCACACGCAGCACCGTGCCGCCGGCGAAGCAGCCTTGTTGGTACATCATGAGGCGCTTAACGGAGGGGCGGAGGCCCAAGAGCTTGGTGAGCTGGTAGTCGGCGCCAGGCATGTCGACGCCACTGGTGGTGCAGAAGACAAGGTGGGTGATCTTGGACTTGGGCTGGCCCCATTCTTTAATGGCTCTAGCGGCGGCTTCTTTGCCGAGCTTTGGCACCTCAACCACCACCATGTCTTGCCTAGCATCTAATGAAGGTTCCATGTATGCACATACATTAGGGTTCTCCTTCAGAATCTCTTCCGTTAAGTACATGTACCGCTTCTTAATCATTGATTTTTCGCCTGCAAAAGGAACAACAATATTAGCTTACTTTCGAAATTAAAGCATCTTTACGTTCCAgacttaatatttaataaaaaatgagtttaaattattttttttagagtGAGTTTAAATTAAACTGAGATgatttaaaaattactttttagGTATTTAATAAAGGTATTTAATAAAGAGAAAAAATTGTATGGAACTAAGATATTATATatttccaatagttttatgccacatagatttattttgaattttaatattttaatttgaatttaatttttttcatgatgAAAATACTGATGTgacataaaactattaaaaatagacAATTTTCATGTTTCATATAATTATTTCCCATTTAATAAATGTGTGctaattaatattttacattttctaACAGAAAATCAATTCTCTTTCTAACACAAAATCAATTCTCTTTAATAGTATATTAATTCTAATTAGTGtggattaattaaataaaattaacataaaaactaaataatattaaaaattagtacTAGTAATAaaagttttatgatttttttcaattaaatttaaatttagaattttaaactTTATGATTTTAGGGAAAGGACTAGATTAGGATTTAGTGTAAAAAAACAAGATTTTagagttttataaaaaaaattaaacataaaaattaaaataagaattaatttGATGTTTCTTGATGTATTATATTCAtgctctttaaaaaaaatataatgtagCATATTATTAATAGATGCCTAAAATGTGACTTTTAATATCATCTTAATCTAAGTTAAAcgcttaaaaataaatttatatttgatcaaaattaaatcatataatcacatatcatCATCAAAGAATTTTTTGATAAAcaaaaagagattttttttaataattaaaaaaataatattaattgaacTGATATTCTgtaattataacaaattaaattaaaaaactaacattaaataataaaatattttatttttttacatgctttatttcattttagaaaaaaaggatattttcttaaaagttacctttttttaaaaaaataattatcatatttaacTCCTTTCATTTTCTAAAGACTTTttgttttcataattttttttcttccactTATGTTATGAATGTGtacatatttataataatttattttttatttagtttggtttctatttctacaatttttgcttttataaaaatataatgattttagttaaataaaaattacagaTATCGATATTAAcacttaaaaattattatataaaatagaaatatatttaaatattaaaactcgAATCTTAAATTTTACAGTTCACTGTACATATTGTTTAAATCCTTCGCATGAAAATGATATTACCCAGATACGACGATTTGTAAATGTGTTCTATATGTCTCGTATTATTTTCATatcattcataaatataattaaatatgtcaacatccaaaacatacattaaatatatttaattgtatttaaaCATAGGATAATTTAGTTGCATATtaagaatgaaattaaaaaacTGCACAAGCAAATTTCAGAAATTATCAAGtattcttatattatttttttaaaaatatataaaaaaaactaattaaaagcACATGATAGCTTTCGAAAACCAACTGtagatttttttaattcaactaccaatataactaataataatcCATATCATGTTCAGTATATTTATTTAACATTGTTTAAATTTGTGTGATGAAATTTTAACCATGCACATCCCTCGTCTCGCTTCTACTTTTCATGCCAAAATCaccttaaatttcaatttaaatataAGCTAAAACTTTCTAGAAAAAAGTGACTCCAATAAAGCATCTTCTGAATGAGAAATGAGGCTAAATATAGAGAAAAAGAAGTTTACACATGCGCTTGAATTTCTCTTTCAGCTCAGTCTTGTGCTCACTATTTGTGATACGGAAGTAATAGTCAGGATACGTGCTTTGATCAACGCAATTTGGTGGAGTTGATGTGCCGATCGCCAACACCGTGGCCGGCCCTTGGGCACGTTGAGCCTTACGGACTTCCTCGACGGTCACCATTCTATACTGTTtcaaacagaaaaataaataaataaataaaataaaagcagtCTAGGAGCAGATGGAAGCGGGGACggtgatggtggtggtggtggtggtgatggtgatggtgatggtgatggtgtTGAATAAGCTGCTATGAGGGTTAAGGTTGGCAAAGAGCTTTGGTCCtataaataacatttaataaacgGGTAGCGGAGAGTCACGTGCGTGACCCAATGCTTATTAATAGCCTTCAAAGATTGAAGCAGCCCCCAACAAACAATTAAGGCTGAATGGCACGTGGTATGTGAGGTTGGTGTATCTATCTCTCTCAGTCTAACATAATCAAAGCCATCACTGGACTCGCTAATTAGTTATcggtatatttttatgttatagtcgtattaaaaaaatatttttttgtatgttattaatttttattatattgattttgatataattatttatgttatataattgtTTCAAATATTGCCAAAAATACAATTTATCACTACATCAAAATAGGCTTTTAACGGCgctttttaggcctttagcggcgctttgagaAGCACCGCAACAAACACCGTTAATGACAGCGTCGCTAACTTTCGCGGAgtttttagaaataaacgccgctaaagaacaagacctttagcggcgctttcccacaaacgccactaaagactaagacctttagcagcgctttttcccacaaatgccgctaaagacaaTGAGCTTCAGCGACGTTTTtctcacaaacgccactaaaaaccatgacatttagcggcgctttttatcacaaacgccgctatagatcaaatctttagcggcgcttctcgcaaaaacgccactaaaaacataaccttttaaaaaaattattttaatcaaataatatttatttttatgataaatattatattatgttttatttttaaaatttgaactttaaatatacttttaaggataaataaaaaatattatttaaattaaattttctatgaaaattttaactttaaaactaaatataaaaattaataaatttagttttagaatttaaaataataaattaataacacaattaaaatccaaaagttagaactcaaattgtcataaatattaaagtaaaaataaaaatttagaatcaaaactaaaataaataatacatatgagaaACAGACTGACTAGTTGAACCTACCTATGACTATACACATCGCAAGAGAATTAAGTTCCAGCTCTATCAGCAACATCTTTAGTTTCATTGGCGCTGCAATTGGCACTCTTTTCCACCTCAAGATTGGAGGCAAAGTCTATGTCATCTAAGACTTTGGTGAAGAATCAGAAATTCCAGGGTCTGCACAAGGCTTTTGCACTTCTATTGCAGTTGAAAACCAAGGTATACCCTGTTTAGCATAGAGCAAAATGTAGGCTTCCTGGGACAGCACAGCTTCTTCTTCAACACAAGTAACCTACAAAAGACAGAACATGACCATTATGCACTATTATTATAAGTACCATCAAAATGTTACCGAGTATATTACAAGTTCAAGAACAAGCAAAATATTTAAAGTAGTGAAATTTCAAACTTAGGATGGAAATTTGCAATATCAGTGAAATCATCAAATCCAAATGCTTGAAGAACAAGCAAAATATTTAAAGCAGTGGGGAAACAGAACCCTCTGTAAGTACCATCAGTGATGATAATGTATAAAGAATTTTCCATGATCTGTGAACATGATATTCAAAATATCATGTTTTTCGTGTGTCTACCACTATTGTCGAGTGTTCAATTATTCTAAAGAACTTTAATATAAAACAGAAAGAACATATGTACCATGATAAATAGATGAATAAAGCTTACactatacattaaataaaaaaccaGGTTGAATGAACATGCTACTAGAAATATTAGTAAAGTACTAAAAAttgatttgtttaaaaatctttaaaacttaatatggaaatttattcaattattactaaatattttaaaataagattTATAAAAATTGACTGTACTTTTAGCT
The genomic region above belongs to Gossypium hirsutum isolate 1008001.06 chromosome D05, Gossypium_hirsutum_v2.1, whole genome shotgun sequence and contains:
- the LOC107934810 gene encoding chalcone synthase 2: MVTVEEVRKAQRAQGPATVLAIGTSTPPNCVDQSTYPDYYFRITNSEHKTELKEKFKRMCEKSMIKKRYMYLTEEILKENPNVCAYMEPSLDARQDMVVVEVPKLGKEAAARAIKEWGQPKSKITHLVFCTTSGVDMPGADYQLTKLLGLRPSVKRLMMYQQGCFAGGTVLRVAKDLAENKKGARVLVVCSEITAVTFRGPSDTHLDSLVGQALFGDGAAAVIIGSDPIPEIEKPLFELVSTAQTILPDSDGAIDGHLREVGLTFHLLKDVPGLISKNIEKSLVEAFQPLGITDWNSLFWIAHPGGPAILDQVEAKLALKPEKLRATRHVLSEYGNMSSACVLFILDEMRNKSREDGVQTTGEGLEWGVLFGFGPGLTVETVVLHSIPA